The Gallus gallus isolate bGalGal1 chromosome 28, bGalGal1.mat.broiler.GRCg7b, whole genome shotgun sequence genome has a segment encoding these proteins:
- the MYO9B gene encoding unconventional myosin-IXb isoform X3 — protein sequence MSLKDADSAICQTKVAYNLHVYPQLSTESAPCCKVTATKDTTSSDVIKDVINILNLDVSKSYVLVEVKETGGEEWVLDTNDSPVHRVLLWPRRAQDEHPQKDGYYFLLQERNTDGTIKYAQMQLLSKETDARRLVERGFLPWQQEDFDDLCNIPNLTEKTLLENLKCRFLKHKIYTYAGSILIAINPFKFLPIYNPKYVKLYENHQLGKLEPHIFAIADVAYHTMLKKHVNQCIVISGESGSGKTQSTNFLIHCLTALSQKGYASGVERTILGAGPVLEAFGNAKTAHNNNSSRFGKFIQVNYLENGVVRGAVVEKYLLEKSRLVSQEKDERNYHVFYYLLLGVNEEERKEFHLKQPEDYSYLNQCNLKIEDGEDLRHDFERLKQAMEMVGFLSATKKQIFSVLSAILYLGNVTYKKKATGRDEGLEVGPPEVLDILSQLLKVKREILVEVLTKRKTVTANDKLILPYSLSEAITARDSMAKSLYSALFDWIVLRINHALLNKKDMEESVTCLSIGVLDIFGFEDFETNSFEQFCINYANEQLQYYFNQHIFKLEQEEYKSEGITWHDIDYTDNVACIHLISKKPTGLFYLLDEESNFPRATNQTLLAKFKQQHEENKFFVATPVMEPAFIIRHFAGKVKYQIKDFREKNMDYMRPDIVALLRSSDSAYVRELIGMDPVAVFRWAVLRAAVQAMAVFAEAGRQRAQKTAGVVRQGPRVPLGELQRSNTPVEKVYRDMHEQIIASIKGLPWQGDDPCKLLRSLNRLQHRSHFMKSKAIKQKQIIPKNLLDSKSLKLIVSMTLHDRTTKSLLHLHKKKKPPSISAQFQTSLNKLLETLGKAEPFFIRCIRSNAEKKEMLFDENLVLQQLRYTGMLETVRIRRSGYSAKYTFQEFIDQFQVLLPKNAKASKEDIFAYLSKLKLDKNNCQIGKTKVFMKEAERQILQDTLHKEVIRKIILLQSWLRMVLERRRFLRTRQAAIVLQACWRSRCVRRALQRNNAAIYIQSAWRRYREQKRYLEQKKRICLVQATVRGYLQRKRFQKMVMEKQKDEEEQRKIQEAQDRENDMSKDEGDESTTDQLPVKHESELDHTVEGKDEVPSEQAENLGSSETATLPQKNVIEGSEKVTSSREKREFRRQRGLEHNELQNKHVQFSFEGTALLCPEEQTSSEEALENVPEPKESTEQDAVLQGSSEKEQNANDGKAISDTPLLSEIKESSNIPEQPPALEAERVDKAVDRVMKTQENQNSQLKVSQSCPERPTDLALNLENTLFATGSFQTPPECSGDKNKRPVQKETKDLDSPTSSQIQRYVDDPGKLKYKREKWKGKRQSDAGQNDLLSQSLDGRTRADQSPRDQLEKKGTSSSLNDLSMLAHAATSQQSPDSTEEEKGNKKYLLQKKPSDLLPTSDSVVSMQPASQQIDAKSAFKSPLRRLLGKKPDKKIPKEYPDVIDEGDGLSLTSCLLFPETGGAQKVSEASSGQPSRLQVGERHVKESSKAKKNRTIKISKISSVSQNWRASIVREIANANELKHLDEFLLNKINDLRSQKSGVECLFFEATEKFRGNIKTMYSAPNGQIHVGYKDLVENYQLLVTNLAKKREEKEVKLVLNLFQSLLDEFIRGYTKKEESEQPKQTKAQKKKRKQDRAIEEHNGHVFTNYQVSIRQSCEHCSSYIWPMEKACLCSVCKLTCHKKCMSKIQSSCTSCGKKNEQDAEPRHFGVSVSSLTSERNSVPIVMEKLLEHVEMHGLYTEGIYRKSGSANRMKELKQLLQADPNSVKLENYPIHTITGILKQWLRELPDPLMTSAQYNDFLRAVELPEKQEQLCAIYSVLEQLPQANHDTLERLIFHLVKVALIEDVNRMSPNALAIVFAPCLLRCPDTSDPLTSMKDVSKTTMCVEMLIKEQIRKYKIKMDEINQLEAAESIAFRRLSLLRQNTLWPVKLGFSSPYEGMLSKSPQVKGNDSGSSELDSLHEEEEVSEADNREKEILIDRIQSIKEEKEDITYRLPELDQRGSDEENVDSETSASTESLLEERTGRMDTEGITISGVQCCAQSSNVPAKDICTVPSLLQTSSSSLSASLASRRRSSLTLSKIKVPRRTPVMPTANIKLPPGIFKCTESQGKTSADEESPIVVRRREQPAIRTDKVHSIYIAQGSAMAHAQELLEEYEPTAKVKRRFSDPYSHLTCTDE from the exons ATGAGTTTAAAAGATGCGGACAGTGCAATTTGCCAGACAAAAGTAGCCTATAATCTTCATGTTTACCCCCAACTCTCAACAGAaagtgctccctgctgcaaaGTGACAGCAACAAAGGACACCACGTCTTCAGATGTCATCAAGGATGTGATTAATATCTTAAACTTGGATGTCTCAAAAAGTTATGTGCTTGTGGAGGTGAAAGAAACAGGTGGTGAAGAATGGGTACTTGATACAAATGATTCTCCTGTTCATAGGGTTTTACTTTGGCCTCGTCGCGCTCAGGATGAGCATCCTCAAAAGGATGGGTACTACTTTCTTTTGCAAGAAAGAAACACGGATGGGACCATCAAATATGCCCAGATGCAACTGCTGTCCAAGGAGACGGATGCTCGACGATTGGTTGAAAGAGGTTTTCTTccatggcagcaggaggacttCGATGACTTGTGCAATATTCCCAACTTAACAGAGAAAACACTTCTAGAAAATCTCAAATGCCGCTTTCTAAAACACAAAATTTATACTTATGCAGGAAGTATTCTCATTGCAATTAACCCCTTCAAATTCTTGCCCATTTATAATCCTAAGTATGTCAAGTTGTATGAGAATCATCAACTCGGGAAGTTGGAGCCTCATATTTTTGCCATTGCTGATGTGGCTTATCACACAATGCTTAAAAAACACGTTAATCAGTGCATAGTTATATCAGGTGAAAGTGGTTCTGGAAAAACTCAAAGCACAAACTTCTTAATTCACTGCctcacagcactgagccagAAAGGGTACGCAAGTGGTGTGGAGAGAACTATTCTAGGAGCTGGACCAGTTCTGGAG GCATTTGGAAATGCAAAAACAGCACATAACAATAACTCCAGTCGTTTTGGAAAGTTTATTCAAGTCAATTACTTAGAGAATGGCGTTGTCCGAGG GGCTGTTGTTGAAAAATACCTGCTTGAAAAATCTCGACTTGTTTCTcaagaaaaagatgaaag GAACTACCATGTCTTTTATTATTTGCTACTTGGAGTCAATGAAGAAGAGCGTAAAGAATTTCACCTTAAACAACCTGAAGATTATTCCTACCTCAATCAG TGTAACTTGAAAATTGAAGATGGGGAAGATCTCCGGCATGACTTTGAAAGATTAAAACAAGCAATGGAGATGGTTGGCTTTctttcagcaacaaaaaaaca gattttttcagtgctttcagctATTCTTTATTTGGGCAACGTGACGTACAAGAAGAAAGCTACAGGCCGTGATGAAGGATTGGAAGTAGGACCTCCTGAAGTGCTGGACATTCTTTCCCAGCTTTTGAAA GTCAAACGTGAAATTCTAGTGGAAGtgctgacaaaaagaaaaacggTGACTGCTAATGATAAGCTTATTTTGCCATATAGTCTCAGTGAG gCCATAACAGCTCGTGATTCAATGGCAAAGTCCTTGTACAGTGCTCTGTTTGACTGGATTGTTCTGCGAATTAATCATGCACTCCTTAataagaaggacatggaggaaTCTGTTACA TGTTTGTCCATTGGTGTTCTTGATATTTTTGGGTTTGAAGACTTTGAAACCAACAGTTTTGAGCAGTTCTGCATAAACTATGCAAATGAGCAGCTTCAGTATTACTTTAATCAGCATATTTTCAAATTGGAACAG GAGGAATATAAGAGTGAAGGGATCACTTGGCACGATATTGACTATACTGATAATGTGGCCTGCATTCACTTAATCAGCAAGAAGCCCACTGGTCTCTTCTATCTTCTGGATGAAGAAAGCAA tTTTCCACGTGCCACCAACCAAACTCTACTAGCAAAATTCAAACAGCAGCATGAGGAGAACAAGTTTTTTGTTGCAACCCCAGTAATGGAACCTGCTTTTATTATTCGACATTTTGCTGGAAAAGTTAAATACCAGATAAAA GATTTCAGAGAGAAGAACATGGATTACATGAGGCCAGACATTGTTGCTTTACTACGAAGCAGTGACAGTGCCTATGTTCGGGAGCTGATAGGAATGGACCCTGTAGCTGTGTTCCGCTGGGCTGTTCTGCGAGCGGCTGTTCAGGCCATGGCTGTCTTTGCAGAAGCTGGACGCCAGAGAGCTCAGAAGACTGCAG GAGTGGTGCGCCAAGGACCCAGAGTTCCCCTTGGAGAACTCCAGAGATCAAATACACCAGTAGAAAAAGTTTACCG AGACATGCATGAGCAAATCATCGCAAGTATAAAAGGACTTCCATGGCAGGGAGATGATCCCTGTAAGCTGCTTCGATCACTCAATCGACTCCAACACCGCTCCCACTTCAT GAAAAGTAAAGCCATCAAACAAAAGCAGATCATTCCAAAG AACTTGCTGGATTCCAAATCTCTGAAGCTTATAGTAAGCATGACTCTACATGATCGAACTACAAAATCCCTCTTACACttgcacaagaaaaagaaaccccCTAGCATAAGTGCGCAGTTCCAG acttCACTCAATAAATTACTGGAGACACTGGGGAAAGCTGAGCCATTCTTTATCCGCTGTATCCGCTCCAATGCTGAGAAG aaagagatgCTCTTTGATGAAAACTTGGTGCTTCAGCAGTTAAGGTACACTGGCATGCTTGAAACTGTGCGAATCAGAAGGTCTGGCTACAGTGCTAAGTATACATTCCAG GAATTCATAGATCAGTTTCAGGTGCTACTTCCCAAAAATGCCAAAGCCTCTAAAGAAGACATTTTTGCCTATTTGAGTAAACTAAAATTGGATAAAAACAACTGTCAAATAGGGAAGACCAAG GTTTTTATGAAAGAGGCTGAGCGGCAAATACTACAGGATACACTACACAAAGAAGTGATCAGGAAAATCATTCTCCTTCAGAGCTGGCTCAGGATGGTTTTGGAAAGGAGACGCTTTCTCCGAACACGGCAAGCAGCCATTGTTTTACAG GCTTGCTGGCGTTCCCGCTGTGTTAGGAGGGCCCTGCAAAGGAATAATGCTGCCATTTATATTCAGTCAGCATGGCGAAGATACAGGGAGCAAAAACGCTACCTTGAACAGAAGAAGAGAATTTGTCTTGTGCAAGCCACGGTCAGAGGGTATCTTCAGCGTAAGAG atttcagaaaatggtaatggaaaagcagaaagatgaagaagagcagagaaaaatccAAGAAGCTCAAGACAGAGAGAATGATATGAGCAAGGATGAGGGTGATGAATCAACAACAGATCAATTGCCTGTGAAACACGAGTCAGAGCTGGATCACACTGTTGAGGGAAAAGATGAAGTTCCAAGTGAGCAAGCTGAAAACCTGGGCTCATCTGAAACGGCCACGTTACCTCAGAAGAATGTGATAGAGGGCTCTGAGAAAGTaacaagcagcagggagaaacGTGAATTTCGCCGGCAGAGGGGGCTGGAACATAATGAATTACAGAATAAGCATGTCCAGTTTTCCTTTGAAGGAACAGCTTTACTGTGCCCTGAAGAGCAAACCTCTTCTGAAGAGGCCCTGGAAAATGTTCCAGAGCCAAAAGAGTCCACAGAACAAGATGCTGTCCTACAAGGAAGCagtgagaaagaacaaaatgcaaatgATGGAAAGGCCATTTCAGACACACCACTGTTAAGTGAGATAAAAGAAAGTAGTAATATTCCTGAGCAGCCACCTGCATTGGAAGCTGAAAGAGTAGATAAGGCTGTTGACAGAGTGATGAAAACACAAGAGAACCAAAATAGCCAACTGAAAGTCAGCCAAAGCTGTCCTGAAAGGCCAACAGATCTTGCACTGAATCTTGAAAACACACTGTTTGCTACTGGGAGCTTCCAAACTCCACCTGAATGTTCGGGAGATAAAAACAAACGGCCTGTTCAGAAGGAAACCAAGGATCTGGATAGTCCTACTTCTTCCCAGATCCAGAGATATGTGGATGACCCAGGAAAACTAAAgtataagagagaaaaatggaaaggaaagagacagTCTGATGCTGGTCAGAATGATTTGCTGAGCCAGTCCTTGGATGGAAGAACTCGTGCAGATCAGTCTCCTCGGGATCAACTAGA AAAGAAGGGGACTTCATCTTCATTAAATGATCTCTCAATGCTGGCCCACGCTGCCACAAGTCAG CAATCACCAGATtcaacagaagaagaaaaaggcaacaaGAAATATCTTTTGCAAAAAAAGCCGAGTGACCTCTTACCTACCTCTGATTCAGTTGTTTCTATGCAGCCAGCAAGCCAGCAAATAGATGCCAA GTCTGCTTTCAAAAGTCCTTTGCGTAGACTTTTGGGGAAAAAGCCAGACAAGAAAATTCCGAAGGAGTATCCTGATGTGATTGATGAAGGTGATGGACTCTCACTCACGTCATGCCTCCTGTTTCCAGAAACAGGAGGAGCACAGAAAGTTTCAGAAG CTTCTTCTGGGCAGCCAAGTCGTCTCCAGGTAGGGGAGCGCCATGTAAAGGAGAGCAGTAAAGCAAAGAAGAACCGTACTATTAAGATCAGCAAGATCTCAAGTGTGTCTCAGAATTGGCGAGCTTCTATAGTCCGTGAGATTGCAAATGCCAATGAACTGAAGCATCTTGATGAGTTCCTTCTAAACAAG ATCAATGACTTGCGCTCCCAGAAATCTGGTGTTGAATGCTTGTTTTTTGAAGCCACTGAGAAGTTTAGAGGAAATATCAAGACCATGTACTCTGCTCCT aATGGGCAAATCCATGTTGGCTACAAAGATCTGGTGGAGAACTACCAGCTTCTAGTTACAAATCTGGccaaaaaaagggaagagaaagaagtcaAACTGGTTTTGAATCTCTTCCAATCCCTTCTAGATGAATTCATCAGAGGatatacaaaaaaagaagaatctgaACAGCCCAAG CAAACCAAAGCCCAGAAGAAGAAGCGGAAACAAGATCGTGCG ATTGAAGAACACAATGGTCATGTATTCACAAACTACCAAGTGAGCATTCGGCAGTCATGTGAACACTGCTCATCGTACATCTGGCCCATGGAAAAGGCCTGTCTCTGCAGTG TTTGCAAGTTGACTTGTCACAAGAAATGCATGTCCAAAATCCAGAGCAGCTGTACGTCCTGTGGGAAAAAG AATGAACAGGATGCAGAACCACGTCACTTTGGAGTGTCTGTGAGTTCCCTGACCAGTGAGAGAAATTCAGTCCCCATTGTCATGGAGAAGTTGCTAGAGCATGTGGAGATGCACGGCCTCTACACTGAAGGCATTTACAGGAAATCAGGATCCGCAAATCGTATGAAGGAGCTaaaacagctgctgcaagcag atcCAAACTCAGTGAAACTGGAGAACTACCCTATTCACACCATCACAGGGATCCTTAAGCAATGGTTACGAGAATTACCAGATCCACTAATGACATCAGCACAGTACAATGATTTTCTCCGTGCTGTAG AACTACCAGAAAAACAGGAGCAACTTTGTGCCATTTACAGTGTCCTTGAACAGCTTCCACAAGCAAATCATGATACCTTGGAACGGCTCATCTTCCATCTAGTCaa AGTGGCTTTGATAGAAGATGTCAACCGTATGTCACCCAATGCCTTGGCCATTGTTTTTGCTCCATGCCTCTTGCGTTGTCCTGATACCTCTGACCCTTTAACCAGCATGAAGGATGTTTCAAAAACAACCAT GTGTGTAGAGATGCTGATAAAGGAGCAGATAAGGAAGTACAAGATAAAAATGGATGAAATAAATCAGCTGGAAGCAGCTGAGAGCATTGCTTTTCGGAGGCTCTCATTGCTTCGGCAGAACACG CTATGGCCTGTAAAACTTGGGTTTTCTTCCCCGTATGAGGGGATGCTG AGTAAAAGTCCACAAGTCAAAGGAAATGACAGTGGCAGTTCAGAACTGGACTCTCTGCatgaagaagaggaagtttCTGAAGCTGATAACCGAGAAAAGGAGATTCTCATTGATCGGATACAGtcaataaaggaagaaaa GGAAGACATAACATATCGGTTACCTGAGCTTGATCAGCGAGGCTCTGATGAGGAAAATGTGGACTCTGAGACCTCAGCAAGCACAGAGAGCCTGCTAGAAGAGAGAACAGGACGGATGGATACCGAAG GAATTACTATTTCTGGAGTACAGTGCTGCGCTCAGAGCTCCAACGTGCCTGCCAAAGACATTTGCACAGTGCCTTCTCTTTTGCAAACCTCTTCAAGTTCTTTGTCTGCATCCCTGGCTTCAAGACGTAGATCATCTTTAACACTGTCCAAGATTAAGGTGCCCCGTCGAACTCCAGTGATGCCAACAGCAAACATCAAGCTTCCTCCTGGGATTTTCAAATGTACAGAATCTCAGGGCAAGACTTCAGCTGATGAAGAGTCTCCAATAGTGGTGAGACGAAGGGAGCAGCCAGCAATACGAACTGATAAAGTCCACTCTATATACATTGCACAAGGGTCTGCAATGGCCCACGCTCAGGAACTTTTGGAGGAATATGAACCAACAGCAAAAGTAAAACGGAGGTTTTCAGACCCTTATTCCCACCTTACATGTACAGATGAGTGA